The genomic segment TCAAGAAGTGATAAAAGAATTAAGTGCTTGCTATGAAATATATATTGTAACCGCAGCAATGGAGTTTCCAGCTTCGTTAGCACCAAAATATCGCTGGTTAAAGAAACACTTCAGTTTTTTGAATGAAAAGAATTTCGTCTTTTGCGGCGATAAAAGCATAATTCTTGCAGATTATTTGATAGACGATACACCAAGTAATTTAGAAACATTTCAGGGGAAGGGCCTACTTTTCACAGCTCCACATAATGTCCATACAACCGGATATACACGATTAAACAATTGGAAAGATACCGCGGATTATTTTCTTAAGTAAATTAGTGCGATAGAGTCAAAAATAACCCCTCATTTTCATCAAAGGAAGAGAGGGTATTGTAAATTTAAGGTATCTGGTGCTGATACAACCCTGAATTGTATTAGTACCAGATACCTTTTATTTTTTATTATCCTTCATCATTTGTGAACCAATCGCGCCTACTATTAAAATGATCAATGAAATGATACTGTAGTCTTTAAAAAAGGTTGTAAACGGAATATCGAGTAGTCTAAACACAAGTGTAATAATTCGTCCTACTAATAATCCTAGTCCAATCATTACCATCCAATTAAATACTTTCTCTATAAAATTCATTGTAATCTCCTTTTTCTTGAGTAACTTCCTTCACACAATCGCTTTCTTCATTAACAACCTTGGTGCATCCTAAATTAACGACTATCCCAACCAGTAAATCAAGTACGATAAGACAGCTTTCGCAACAAGGTCTCCGCAGGACCTCTCACATTAGCGCGACGCATGAACTCGGCGATGACTACTGAGAGGAGCCAGGTGAATAACGCGATGACATCGCTGCCGGCTTGGCCCATATGTGCACCTAGACCGCCGGCATACGGAGCAAAAACAGCGATGAATACGACCGATTGAAAAATGTAAAAGGTCATCGAGCGCTGTCCTACTGCGGCGATAGCCATAGTGATGGGTCCTCGTTTTTCCCCAAGCTTGATGACTAACAAACCGATAAACGCCGCCCAGCCCAATCCACCTGCATAGCCAGTACCGGTGTGTAGAATAGTAGCGAACGTCTGCGCTCCAAAAGATGGATTAGTCCAATACTGTGAGGACATCAGTGCCAACGGGATTGCTCCGACAGTAGCGAGACCAATACCAATCATTGAAGTGCGCACAAGCAAGAGCCGGTGTTGCTCCGGATTATCGAGGATTCGCCGCCGTGCCGCCAAAATTCCGATAAGCATGCCAGGGACGACCTGATAGACAAGCAAAGGTGTGTAGATAATCCACTCTGGAATACGGATAGCGCTAGCGAGAAATGGGTTCTCCAGCGCTATTGAGGAGAGGGCAGCGTCATCTACTAAGGCGTCGTAACCACGAGGCATCAATGAACCAAAGATTGCTACTAGAACAAGAAATATTCCAGCAATCCACAACAGCTTCTTGTCTGATGCACGGAGGAATCCGACCAAGAGAAGGGTAGCCAGGCCATATAATGCGATGATATCTTCGAATAATAGTGCTACATGCAAGAAACCGATGAGAATCATCAACCAGCCTCGCCGGCGGAACAGCTTGCGAATTGAAATCCAATCGTTACCTTTTTCCTCCTGACGGCGCATAAGCTGGACCATACCGTAGCCAAAGAGGAGAAAGAACATAGGGAATGCACGGCCGTCAACTAAGACTTGCCGAAACAATACAACGATCTGGTCAACCTTTGTGATTTCTCGATCGGCGGCGTATAGAAATACGTGGGCGTGTGCCAATGCGATGAACAGTAGCATAAAGCCGCGGGCAAGATCCGGAGCAAGCTTCCGATCATAATTGGAGATAGGATTTGACTTTAGAGTAACGTTAGTCAAATTTGTTACCCTTTACTGCCTGATTAACAATTTTCACGAGCTCGCTGCTATACGTATCCAAGTCGACTTTTTTTGTTATAGCAGTGTGAGCCATATACTCTCCGATAGCTCCTTGAATCATACTGGCCATGACTACTACATTAAAAGATCCGAATTCCCCTTGTTTTTGACCATAATGTAGTATTTGTTGTAGTTCATACATGATTTGGTCCTCTTCATCATCGCCTAATTTATAGTAGGGAATGTTATCGGGCGTTCTGGCATTAAAGACAATTTCTATCAGAGCCGTATAACGTGTCGGATGCGTACCTTGATATGCTAAATTTGCCGCTATGAATGTATTCAGTTGCTCAAAAGCTGTATTTTCTCGACCAACTCTCTCTAAGATATAAGATGTTGACCCTTCTACAAGATTCATCAGAAGGTGGTTCATCAAATCGTTCTTATCCGAAAAATGGTAAGAAATTAATGCGGTACTGATGTCCGCTCTTTTAGCAATTTGAGAAAGGCTGGCTTTTAAGTATCCAATTTCATCAAGGGTTTTAATTGCTGCTTCCACAATTTGGTCACGTCTTGCTTCTGCGATAAACGATTTTTTTCCTTCAACTTTGTTATCTTC from the Sporosarcina psychrophila genome contains:
- a CDS encoding 5' nucleotidase, NT5C type, translating into MKRIAIDMDEVISHFSAKCLELFNDEFNESYTDHHLHGKKLIELDARFEKKVDHYLANELFFLELDVIKDSQEVIKELSACYEIYIVTAAMEFPASLAPKYRWLKKHFSFLNEKNFVFCGDKSIILADYLIDDTPSNLETFQGKGLLFTAPHNVHTTGYTRLNNWKDTADYFLK
- a CDS encoding DUF418 domain-containing protein, translated to MTNVTLKSNPISNYDRKLAPDLARGFMLLFIALAHAHVFLYAADREITKVDQIVVLFRQVLVDGRAFPMFFLLFGYGMVQLMRRQEEKGNDWISIRKLFRRRGWLMILIGFLHVALLFEDIIALYGLATLLLVGFLRASDKKLLWIAGIFLVLVAIFGSLMPRGYDALVDDAALSSIALENPFLASAIRIPEWIIYTPLLVYQVVPGMLIGILAARRRILDNPEQHRLLLVRTSMIGIGLATVGAIPLALMSSQYWTNPSFGAQTFATILHTGTGYAGGLGWAAFIGLLVIKLGEKRGPITMAIAAVGQRSMTFYIFQSVVFIAVFAPYAGGLGAHMGQAGSDVIALFTWLLSVVIAEFMRRANVRGPAETLLRKLSYRT
- a CDS encoding TetR/AcrR family transcriptional regulator — translated: MKEDNKVEGKKSFIAEARRDQIVEAAIKTLDEIGYLKASLSQIAKRADISTALISYHFSDKNDLMNHLLMNLVEGSTSYILERVGRENTAFEQLNTFIAANLAYQGTHPTRYTALIEIVFNARTPDNIPYYKLGDDEEDQIMYELQQILHYGQKQGEFGSFNVVVMASMIQGAIGEYMAHTAITKKVDLDTYSSELVKIVNQAVKGNKFD